From Syngnathus typhle isolate RoL2023-S1 ecotype Sweden linkage group LG13, RoL_Styp_1.0, whole genome shotgun sequence, a single genomic window includes:
- the lamc1 gene encoding laminin subunit gamma-1 yields MAAASPRWSPLAVVLLTAVVTLGVGVGAAMDECTDEQGGAQRCMPEFVNAAFNVTVVATNTCGSPAEEYCVQTGATGVTKSCHICDARDPRNQHGAAYLTDYNNQQDTTWWQSQTMLAGVQYPNAINLTLHLGKAFDITYVRLKFHTSRPESFVIYKRSGEDGAWTPYAYYSGSCEKTYGKPGRGFIRTGEDERRALCTDDFSDISPLTGGNVAFSTLEGRPSAYNFDKSPVLQDWVTATDIRVTLNRLNTFGDEVFNDPKVLKSYYYAISDFAVGGRCKCNGHASECLKDAGGRLVCNCKHNTEGADCQLCKAFYNDRPWRRATADNANECLPCECSGKSSECYFDAELYRATGHGGHCKNCADNTDGPRCERCLERHYRVPDERRRCLPCACNSVGSESPQCDERGACACKPGVTGEKCDRCQPGFHSLTEAGCRPCSCSPSGSTQECDVGTGQCRCKENVEGFACDRCKPGFFNMDANNAEGCTPCFCFLHSSVCESAPGFSVHTLSSNFEQDEEEWTGRRHDASDVPVRWSADSRDISLLSQDYFPMYFVAPDKFLGDQLLSFGQNLSLSFRVDRRDSRLSAEDLVLEGAGLRVAVPLIAQGNAYPADEKQRYVFRLHNSADYPWRPAISHSDFQKLLHNLTAIKIRGTYSEKSAGYLDDVSLMTARRGPGIPARWVEQCTCPRGYEGRRCEHCTAGYRRARPQLGAFSACEACDCNGHSDSCDPSTGACDCQHNTGGMSCERCRDGFYGDATRGTSSDCQPCPCPAGATCALVPKSGEVVCTNCPAGTTGKRCELCDDGFFGDPLGESGPIRACRACKCSDNIDPNAVGNCNRETGQCVKCIYNTDGFFCDRCKDGFYGNALAADPADKCKACACSKLGTEGGQTSCSAVTGQCPCLPNVAGRDCGACRPGFFNLRSQTGCERCNCDAIGSANGQCDIVSGQCECQPGVTGPRCEGCEVNFFGFGSSGCKPCDCHPEGAQSGQCREDGRCLCRPGFVGARCDMCEENYFYNRSAPGCQQCPSCYSLVRDKVNQQRQKIHELQTLIDNLASGQETVSDKAFEDRLKEAERAVLNLLDEARSSKDVDSGLLERLNAINGSLTTQWNRLQNVRVTVEQTGGQADRARNQVRQTENLIDRARRELDKAKDAIGKVDIKSPSGDGDPNNMTLLAEEARKLADKHKMDADQIQKIANDANDTSTKAYNLLLKTLDGEGKTAQQIDELNRKYKEALELAKSLEKQANKVQAEAEEAGNHAVEIFANLTSLPPLHTHALEEEANKIKKEASDLDALIDKAEKEYNELRNDLAPKEFEVQKLLEKGRSEQQTADQLLARADAAKATAVEAAKKAQSTFREAENILDDLRDFDRRVNDNKTAAEEALKRIPSINATVVAANAKTRQAEAALGNADANAREAKSKAEEAERIAANVQKGSAKTKEDAEKALQDADKLEGDTDALMDELSAAEEQLSKKKAEADQDAAVAAMASANAKEAEDNARKAKSAVKTVLSTIAALLEQLGNIDKVDLGKLTQIDESLRRAKDKMAASELDSKLRKLSDVARTQEAMIGDYDQQIREIRADIANLNDIKNTLPDGCFNTPSLEKA; encoded by the exons ATGGCGGCTGCTTCCCCGCGGTGGTCCCCCCTGGCGGTGGTCTTACTGACGGCCGTCGTGACGCTCGGCGTCGGCGTAGGCGCCGCTATGGATGAGTGCACGGACGAGCAGGGGGGCGCGCAACGCTGTATGCCGGAGTTTGTGAACGCCGCGTTCAACGTAACGGTGGTGGCGACCAACACGTGCGGGAGCCCCGCAGAGGAGTACTGCGTCCAGACGGGAGCCACCGGGGTCACCAAGTCGTGCCACATCTGCGACGCCCGCGACCCTCGCAACCAGCACGGTGCCGCCTACCTCACCGATTACAACAACCAGCAGGACACCACCTGGTGGCAGAGCCAGACCATGCTGGCCGGGGTGCAGTACCCCAACGCCATCAACCTCACCCTGCACCTCG GCAAGGCCTTCGACATCACGTACGTGCGGCTCAAGTTCCACACCAGCCGTCCCGAGAGCTTCGTCATCTACAAGCGCAGTGGCGAGGACGGCGCCTGGACGCCCTACGCCTACTACAGCGGCTCGTGCGAGAAGACCTACGGCAAGCCAGGCCGCGGTTTCATCCGCACCGGCGAGGACGAGCGGCGGGCGCTCTGCACCGACGACTTCAGCGACATCTCGCCGCTGACGGGCGGCAACGTGGCCTTCTCTACGCTGGAGGGCCGGCCCAGCGCGTACAACTTTGACAAAAGTCCCGTCTTGCAG GACTGGGTGACGGCCACCGACATCCGGGTGACCTTGAACCGCCTCAACACCTTCGGCGACGAAGTCTTCAACGACCCCAAAGTGCTCAAGTCCTACTACTACGCCATCTCCGACTTTGCCGTGGGCGGAAG GTGCAAGTGCAACGGCCATGCCAGCGAGTGCCTGAAGGACGCCGGAGGTCGCCTGGTGTGCAACTGCAAGCACAACACGGAGGGAGCCGACTGTCAGCTCTGCAAAGCCTTCTACAACGACCGTCCGTGGAGGCGGGCCACCGCTGACAACGCCAACGAGTGTCTGC CGTGCGAGTGCAGCGGAAAGAGTTCCGAGTGCTACTTTGACGCCGAGCTGTACCGAGCCACGGGCCATGGGGGGCACTGCAAGAACTGCGCTGACAACACGGACGGGCCCAGGTGCGAGCGCTGCCTAGAGCGCCATTACAGGGTCCCAGATGAGCGCCGCCGCTGCCTGCCCTGCGCCTGCAACTCTGTGG GTTCCGAGTCACCCCAGTGTGATGAGCGGGGCGCGTGCGCGTGCAAACCGGGAGTGACGGGGGAAAAGTGCGACCGCTGCCAGCCCGGCTTCCACAGTCTCACCGAGGCTGGATGCAG GCCGTGTTCGTGCTCGCCTTCAGGAAGCACTCAGGAATGTGACGTCGGCACGGGCCAATGTCGCTGCAAGGAAAACGTGGAGGGCTTTGCCTGCGACAG GTGCAAGCCAGGCTTCTTCAACATGGACGCCAACAACGCCGAAGGCTGCACTCCGTGTTTCTGCTTCCTTCACTCGTCCGTGTGCGAGAGCGCGCCCGGCTTCAGCGTCCACACGCTCAGCTCCAACTTTGAACAAG ACGAGGAAGAGTGGACGGGCCGGCGGCACGATGCGTCGGACGTGCCAGTGCGATGGTCGGCCGACAGTCGGGACATCTCGCTTCTCTCGCAGGACTACTTCCCCATGTACTTTGTGGCTCCAG ACAAGTTCTTGGGGGACCAGCTGCTGAGCTTCGGTCAGAACTTGAGTCTGAGTTTCCGCGTGGATCGTCGCGACAGCCGGCTGTCAGCCGAGGACCTGGTCCTGGAGGGCGCCGGCCTTCGGGTGGCTGTGCCCCTCATCGCCCAGGGCAACGCCTATCCCGCCGATGAGAAGCAACGCTACGTCTTCAG ACTCCACAACAGCGCCGACTACCCTTGGAGGCCGGCCATCAGCCACTCGGACTTCCAGAAACTTCTCCACAACCTGACGGCCATCAAGATTCGCGGCACCTACAGCGAGAAGA GTGCCGGTTATTTGGACGACGTGTCCTTGATgacggcccggcgcggcccgggCATCCCGGCCCGCTGGGTGGAGCAATGCACGTGCCCCCGCGGCTACGAGGGCCGGCGCTGCGAGCACTGCACGGCCGGCTACCGCCGCGCCCGCCCGCAACTGGGAGCCTTCAGCGCCTGCGAGGCTTGCGACTGCAACGGCCACAGCGACTCCTGCGACCCGAGCACAG GCGCATGTGACTGTCAGCATAACACTGGGGGCATGAGTTGTGAGCGCTGCCGGGACGGTTTCTACGGCGACGCCACTAGGGGGACGTCCTCGGACTGCCAGCCTTGCCCGTGTCCCGCCGGCGCCACCTGCGCCCTGGTCCCTAAGAGTGGAGAGGTGGTCTGCACCAACTGTCCCGCCGGCACCACAG GCAAGCGGTGCGAGCTGTGCGACGACGGTTTCTTCGGGGACCCCCTGGGCGAGAGCGGTCCGATACGCGCCTGCCGCGCCTGCAAGTGCAGTGACAACATCGACCCCAATGCCGTCGGCAACTGCAACCGCGAGACGGGCCAGTGCGTCAAGTGCATCTACAACACGGACGGCTTCTTTTGTGACCGCTGCAAGGACGGTTTCTACGGCAACGCCCTGGCCGCCGACCCTGCCGACAAGTGCAAAG CGTGCGCGTGTTCCAAGTTGGGCACGGAGGGTGGCCAAACAAGCTGCTCGGCGGTGACGGGCCAGTGCCCCTGCTTGCCCAACGTTGCGGGGCGAGACTGCGGCGCCTGCCGGCCAGGATTTTTCAACCTGCGCAGCCAAACCGGTTGCGAGCG GTGCAACTGCGACGCCATCGGCTCCGCAAACGGCCAGTGCGACATCGTCAGCGGCCAGTGCGAATGCCAGCCCGGCGTCACGGGGCCCCGCTGCGAGGGCTGCGAGGTCAACTTTTTCGGCTTCGGCTCGTCCGGATGCAAAC CCTGCGACTGCCACCCCGAGGGCGCCCAGTCAGGCCAGTGCCGGGAGGACGGACGCTGCCTCTGCCGGCCCGGCTTTGTAGGCGCCCGCTGCGACATGTGCGAGGAGAACTACTTCTACAACCGCTCGGCGCCTGGATGCCAGCAGTGTCCCTCTTGCTACAGTCTCGTCAGGGACAAG GTGAACCAGCAGCGTCAGAAGATCCACGAGCTCCAGACGCTCATCGACAACCTGGCGTCCGGTCAGGAGACGGTCAGCGACAAAGCCTTCGAAGACCGCCTCAAGGAGGCAGAGCGCGCCGTCCTCAACCTCCTAGACGAGGCGCGCTCCAGCAAGG ATGTGGACAGCGGCCTGCTGGAGCGTCTGAATGCCATCAATGGCTCGCTCACCACGCAGTGGAACCGTCTGCAGAACGTCCGCGTTACGGTGGAGCAGACGGGCGGGCAGGCCGACCGCGCCCGCAACCAAGTGCGCCAGACCGAGAACCTCATCGACCGCGCCCGGCGGGAGCTGGACAAGGCCAAGGACGCCATCGGCAAAGTG GACATTAAATCTCCAAGCGGTGACGGTGATCCCAACAACATGACGTTGCTAGCCGAGGAAGCTCGCAAACTGGCCGACAA GCACAAGATGGACGCCGACCAGATCCAGAAGATCGCCAATGACGCCAACGACACTTCCACCAAAGCCTACAACCTACTCCTCAAGACACTGGACGGAGAAGGAAAGACGGCGCAACAGATAGATGAGCTCAACAGGAA ATACAAAGAGGCGCTGGAGCTGGCCAAGAGTTTGGAGAAGCAGGCCAACAAAGTCCAAGCGGAGGCGGAGGAGGCCGGAAACCACGCCGTCGAGATCTTCGCCAACCTCACCAGCCTGCCGCCGTTGCATACGCATGCCCTGGAG GAGGAGGCCAACAAGATCAAGAAGGAGGCTTCCGACTTGGACGCCCTGATCGACAAGGCAGAGAAGGAGTACAATGAGCTGAGGAATGACCTGGCGCCCAAAGAGTTTGAAGTTCAGAAACTGCTGGAGAAAGGTCGCAGCGAGCAGCAG ACGGCCGACCAGCTCCTGGCCCGCGCCGACGCCGCCAAGGCGACAGCCGTGGAGGCGGCCAAGAAGGCCCAGTCAACCTTCCGCGAGGCTGAGAACATCCTGGACGACCTGCGAG ACTTCGACCGCCGCGTCAACGACAACAAGACGGCGGCGGAGGAAGCGCTGAAGAGGATCCCGTCCATCAACGCCACTGTGGTGGCCGCTAATGCCAAAACCCGGCAGGCCGAGGCGGCACTAGGAAACGCTGATGCTAATGCCAGGGAGGCCAAGAGTAAGGCCGAGGAGGCCGAGCGCATCGCCGCCAACGTGCAGAAG GGCTCAGCCAAGACCAAGGAGGACGCCGAGAAGGCCTTGCAGGACGCCGACAAGCTGGAAGGCGACACGGACGCCCTGATGGATGAGCTGAGCGCCGCCGAGGAGCAGCTGAGCAAAAAGAAGGCCGAGGCCGACCAGGATGCCGCTGTGGCTGCCATG GCTTCGGCTAACGCCAAGGAAGCCGAAGACAACGCCCGCAAAGCCAAAAGTGCCGTCAAGACGGTCCTCAGCACCATCGCCGCCCTGCTGGAGCAACTCG GCAACATCGACAAAGTGGACCTGGGCAAACTGACGCAAATCGATGAGTCGCTCCGGCGCGCCAAGGACAAGATGGCCGCTAGCGAGCTGGACAGCAAGTTGAGGAAGCTCAGCGACGTGGCACGCACACAGGAGGCCATGATCGGCGACTACGACCAGCAGATCAGAGAGATCCGCGCCGATATAGCCAACCTCAACGACATCAAGAACACGCTGCCCGACGGCTGCTTCAACACGCCGTCCCTGGAGAAGGCCTAA
- the fastk gene encoding fas-activated serine/threonine kinase — protein MLRWSTGWRVLSQVAAATSPAMHATHLYAAGGGGGVNAGKRQGLAVLEVPPPHPHQYQVLPPYLAYPGPRGIRFQPPPRAHLRTQVGGKKKTWNFIQEKMSYDTFFTMKRLIERSSRPDEVLRWLSQNPAKISHNHYAVALHKIAQLLQAAPLPPLPGGEASDACGRHVLERQDFLSLCDAVISDCSDFDNFSVVNCLYAAAALGLSGDCPMVAALEAECHGRLARFNQKDVSMVFSSSLKLHPGSQHPLAEACLLTLEKNLERERHPQTLFLLLSYYRLKWRGGTSDEDEAAPDPQRVLANRKILRLVKHTLASVSGVRDQEMALLDEMLAACAREANNKSLEFIFSSHLFYQNRQERFIRSLADELPKKEDGLSVATMSLISKYVARHRLRETALLDAIAAFLVRKAEHLDSKVIQKLVFPFSRMSYRPSNEDRFFRVLEEVLESKALSSPLATVNILMSLFQLGRFPGAVLHHVFSPAFISNVTDSPYALIVRRYLSLLDAALQLEHPHYRGPRLHPELKVLMFHQALTADEVNRKYSYKGVVAEALRQLVGENNYKRDQILEPGYYTDFVLRVDSSGRVLPMQPSGHSVPGSAVGCTPQEPDDIGNLSASLAALDTGAQEAAGAAQTTVEPGSFPPRTAYGPAGGTCLKDSAGPSDSGPQCHVPAGEYHLPESQESSTLSSPPSEGPLPPAEDPGLAAVGATSAPDSLFQFSMGKILEDEASADLPTDKGTALYKAGTPSDGSTMEAAQPPQKEQQIRRLVISVNDKWHYCHNSSVLVGSRAMRDRHLRLLGYAILQLPYHDLEKLNGIEEVKTYLRAKLHDVPP, from the exons ATGCTGCGTTGGTCCACCGGTTGGCGCGTCCTAAGTCAAGTCGCCGCTGCCACATCGCCCGCCATGCACGCTACCCATCTATACGCTGCCGGGGGAGGCGGCGGAGTCAATGCGGGGAAGCGACAAGGGCTGGCTGTGCTCGAGGTGCCGCCCCCCCATCCCCATCAGTACCAGGTGCTGCCACCGTACCTGGCGTACCCGGGGCCTCGGGGAATCCGCTTTCAGCCGCCGCCCCGGGCCCATCTTCGCACGCAAGTGGGAGGCAAGAAGAAGACGTGGAACTTCATCCAAGAGAAGATGAGCTACGACACCTTCTTCACCATGAAGCGACTCATCGAGCGCTCGAGCCGCCCTGACGAGGTTCTGCGCTGGCTGTCTCAGAACCCGGCCAAGATCTCCCACAACCACTATGCCGTGGCACTGCACAAGATAGCGCAGCTGCTACAGGCCGCCCCCCTCCCGCCGCTGCCCGGCGGCGAAGCTTCGGACGCATGTGGTCGGCACGTCCTGGAGCGCCAGGACTTCCTGTCTCTGTGCGATGCCGTCATCAGCGACTGCTCCGACTTTGACAACTTCAGTGTTGTCAACTGCCTGTACGCCGCCGCAGCGCTCG GACTCTCCGGCGACTGTCCGATGGTGGCGGCGCTGGAGGCGGAGTGCCACGGCCGCCTGGCGCGCTTCAACCAGAAGGACGTGTCCATGGTGTTCAGTTCCAGCCTCAAACTGCACCCTGGCAGCCAGCacccgctcgctgaggcctgcCTGCTGACTTTGGAGAAGAACCTGGAGCGAGAGCGCCACCCGCAGACCCTCTTCCTGCTGCTGTCCTACTACCGCCTGAAATGGCGTGGCGGCACCAGCGACGAGGACGAGGCGGCGCCTGACCCCCAACGGGTGCTGGCCAACAG AAAGATCTTGCGTCTGGTCAAACACACGCTGGCCAGCGTCAGTGGCGTGCgagaccaggagatggcgctgCTGGATGAGATGTTGGCAGCCtgcgcccgggaagccaacaaCAAGAGCCTGGAGTTCATCTTCAGCTCGCACCTCTTCTACCAGAACAGACAGGAGAGGTTCATCAGAAGCCTGGCAG ACGAGCTTCCTAAGAAGGAGGACGGCCTGAGCGTGGCCACCATGTCGCTCATCTCAAAGTACGTGGCGCGCCATCGTCTCCGCGAGACGGCCTTACTTGACGCCATTGCGGCCTTCCTAGTCAGGAAAGCAGAGCATCTGGACAGCAAG GTCATCCAGAAGCTGGTGTTTCCCTTCAGCAGGATGAGCTACCGTCCGTCCAACGAGGACCGGTTCTTCCGGGTCCTGGAGGAGGTTCTGGAGTCCAAAGCGCTGAGCTCCCCGCTGGCCACCGTCAACATCCTCATGTCGCTATTTCAGCTGGGCCGCTTCCCGGGTGCCGTCCTGCATCACGTCTTCTCCCCCGCCTTCATCAGCAACGTCACCG ACAGCCCCTACGCCCTGATCGTGCGCCGCTACCTGTCCTTGCTGGATGCCGCCCTGCAGCTAGAGCACCCCCACTACCGGGGCCCCCGCCTGCACCCCGAACTGAAGGTGCTCATGTTCCACCAGGCGCTCACCGCCGACGAGGTCAACCGCAAGTACAG TTATAAAGGCGTCGTGGCCGAGGCTCTGCGGCAGCTGGTTGGAGAAAACAACTACAAGCGGGACCAAATACTTGAGCCCGGATACTACACAG ACTTTGTGTTGCGAGTGGATTCGTCCGGTCGGGTTCTTCCCATGCAGCCAAGCGGGCATTCGGTTCCGGGCTCGGCCGTCGGGTGCACTCCACAGGAACCGGATGACATCGGCAACTTGTCGGCCTCCTTGGCCGCACTGGACACTGGCGCTCAGGAGGCGGCGGGGGCTGCCCAGACCACAGTGGAGCCTGGGTCCTTTCCACCTCGGACGGCATACGGCCCGGCAGGCGGCACTTGCCTCAAGGACAGCGCCGGTCCCTCAGACTCGGGCCCCCAGTGCCACGTGCCTGCAGGGGAGTACCATTTGCCGGAAAGCCAGGAGAGCTCCACACTCAGTAGCCCCCCCTCCGAGGGCCCGCTGCCACCAGCAGAGGATCCGGGATTGGCGGCCGTTGGTGCCACCTCCGCCCCAGACTCTCTCTTCCAGTTCTCCATGGGAAAGATCCTGGAGGACGAGGCGAGCGCGGATCTCCCCACTGACAAGGGGACGGCTCTCTACAAAGCGGGGACGCCAAGTGATGGGTCCACGATGGAGGCTGCCCAGCCTCCGCAGAAAGAGCAGCAAATAAGGAG GTTGGTGATCTCGGTGAATGACAAATGGCACTACTGCCACAACTCCAGCGTCCTGGTGGGCTCCCGCGCCATGAGGGACCGCCACCTGAGGCTGCTGGGCTATGCCATCCTGCAG CTGCCCTACCACGACCTGGAAAAGCTGAACGGCATCGAGGAGGTCAAGACGTATCTCCGCGCCAAACTCCACGACGTACCGCCGTGA